One Thioclava electrotropha DNA segment encodes these proteins:
- a CDS encoding ABC transporter substrate-binding protein codes for MNFLKTTALVALMGSIAIPAMAEQRVLKLFTDASDPAPKAAFEQLVKGFEAENPDVKVEVNTFDHEGYKTAIRNFLTADSPDLANWYAGNRMAPFVNAGQFTDVSDVWEENGLKDSLGSALKSMTIDGKQWGVPYTYYQWGIYYNKDVYKKAGVEVPKTWDEFISNCKKFKEMGVDCLTTGTKALWPAAGIFDYLDLRTNGYDFHMKLTSGEIPWTDDRVKAVFAEWKKVLPYTTKNVAAIDWQDAVSNIVQGKAANYVMGNFAVATFKDGGMTNDTLGFMDFPTINPDIPRAEEAPTDTIHIPAGAKNKADAKKFLAYVAKADVQTKMNEELGQLPINKNSSVGDDPYLQAGFKILSTADGGIAQFFDRDAPAQMAKAGMEGFQEFMAYPDHLDAILERLEKVRQRVYKN; via the coding sequence ATGAATTTCCTGAAAACCACCGCGCTTGTGGCGCTGATGGGCTCTATCGCCATTCCGGCGATGGCCGAGCAGCGCGTGCTCAAGCTGTTCACAGATGCGTCCGATCCGGCGCCGAAAGCCGCGTTCGAACAGCTCGTGAAAGGCTTCGAGGCCGAAAATCCGGATGTGAAAGTCGAGGTGAACACCTTCGATCACGAGGGCTACAAGACCGCGATCCGCAACTTCCTGACCGCCGACAGCCCCGATCTGGCGAACTGGTATGCGGGCAACCGCATGGCGCCCTTCGTCAATGCCGGGCAGTTCACCGATGTGTCCGATGTCTGGGAGGAGAACGGACTCAAGGACAGCCTCGGCTCCGCGCTCAAGTCGATGACCATCGACGGCAAGCAATGGGGCGTGCCCTATACCTACTACCAGTGGGGCATCTACTATAACAAAGACGTGTACAAGAAGGCCGGGGTGGAGGTGCCCAAGACCTGGGACGAGTTCATCTCGAACTGCAAGAAGTTCAAGGAGATGGGCGTCGACTGCCTGACCACCGGCACCAAGGCGCTGTGGCCGGCGGCAGGGATCTTCGACTATCTCGATCTGCGCACCAACGGCTACGATTTCCACATGAAGCTCACCAGCGGTGAGATTCCGTGGACCGATGACCGGGTGAAGGCCGTCTTCGCGGAGTGGAAGAAAGTTCTGCCCTACACCACGAAGAACGTCGCCGCGATCGACTGGCAGGATGCGGTGTCGAACATCGTGCAGGGCAAGGCCGCGAATTACGTCATGGGCAACTTCGCCGTCGCCACCTTCAAGGATGGCGGGATGACCAACGACACGCTGGGCTTCATGGACTTCCCGACGATCAACCCGGATATCCCGCGCGCCGAAGAAGCGCCGACCGATACGATCCACATTCCGGCAGGCGCCAAGAACAAGGCGGACGCCAAGAAGTTCCTCGCCTATGTCGCGAAGGCCGATGTGCAGACCAAGATGAACGAAGAACTCGGTCAGCTGCCGATCAACAAGAACTCTTCGGTGGGCGACGATCCCTATCTGCAGGCGGGCTTCAAAATCCTGTCCACGGCCGATGGCGGCATCGCGCAGTTCTTCGACCGTGACGCACCTGCGCAGATGGCGAAGGCGGGCATGGAAGGCTTCCAGGAATTCATGGCCTATCCTGACCATCTCGACGCAATCCTCGAGCGTCTCGAGAAGGTGCGTCAGCGCGTCTACAAGAACTGA
- a CDS encoding carbohydrate ABC transporter permease yields the protein MPAPRRRRLNRKLAPWLFLAPGVLMFLIYVLIPIGESMWISFFQWDGLSAKTWVGLSNYLELLDDDAFYTSLKNNLIWLVLYMLAIPFGLFIALFLNQTVRGIRIYKSLFFFPFVISQVVVGLIFSWFYAPGFGLFFELTKWLDGTGIAILANPNTVTYGIIAAGLWPQIAYCMILYLTGLNAVAPDQIEAARLDGAKGIKMLWYVVLPQLRPATFIAVVVTVIGALRSFDLVSIMTDGGPFGSSRVLSYYMYEQALSEYGYRMGYGAAIAVVLFAIMMIFISGFIWKMWRDERGL from the coding sequence ATGCCCGCACCGCGCCGCCGCCGGTTGAACCGAAAACTTGCGCCCTGGCTGTTTCTCGCCCCCGGCGTGCTGATGTTCCTGATCTACGTGCTGATCCCGATCGGCGAGTCGATGTGGATCTCGTTCTTCCAATGGGACGGGCTGAGCGCGAAAACGTGGGTCGGGCTGTCGAATTATCTCGAGCTGCTCGATGACGACGCTTTTTACACCAGCCTCAAGAACAACCTGATCTGGCTGGTGCTCTATATGCTGGCGATCCCGTTCGGGCTGTTCATCGCTCTGTTCCTGAACCAGACCGTGCGCGGTATCCGGATCTACAAGTCGCTGTTCTTCTTCCCCTTCGTGATCTCTCAGGTCGTGGTCGGCCTGATCTTCTCGTGGTTCTATGCACCGGGCTTCGGGCTGTTCTTCGAGCTGACGAAATGGCTCGACGGGACTGGGATCGCGATCCTCGCGAACCCCAACACGGTGACCTACGGGATCATCGCAGCGGGTCTGTGGCCGCAGATCGCCTATTGCATGATCCTCTACCTGACCGGCCTGAACGCGGTCGCGCCCGACCAGATCGAGGCGGCGCGTCTCGATGGGGCGAAGGGCATCAAGATGCTCTGGTATGTCGTGCTGCCGCAACTGCGCCCGGCCACTTTCATCGCGGTCGTCGTCACCGTGATCGGGGCGCTGCGCAGCTTCGATCTCGTCTCGATCATGACCGATGGCGGGCCCTTCGGCTCCTCGCGGGTGCTGTCCTACTACATGTATGAGCAGGCGCTGTCGGAATACGGCTATCGCATGGGCTACGGCGCGGCGATCGCGGTGGTGCTGTTCGCGATCATGATGATCTTCATTTCGGGCTTCATCTGGAAGATGTGGCGCGACGAAAGGGGCCTGTGA
- a CDS encoding carbohydrate ABC transporter permease, protein MFPKPIQSMSPAARLTYQIALPVMLVVWLLPLLGVAVTSIRPSSDLAQGNYFGIPSYLAFSNYLDVFKNSPFASYMLNSFKVTIPTVIGAVALSCLTGFALAVYKFKGNLLIFFIFVAGNFVPFQILMVPVRDLTVKMGLYDTITGLALFHVAFQTGFCTLFMRNFIKALPKELIEAARVEGVGEWQIFWHIVLPLVRPAIAALSVLIFTFIWNDYFWATVLTTGADTQPITAGLQSLNGQWVAAWQLVSAGSILAALPPVAMFFLMQKHFIAGLTLGAVK, encoded by the coding sequence ATGTTTCCCAAACCCATTCAATCCATGAGCCCCGCCGCCCGGCTGACCTATCAGATAGCCCTTCCGGTGATGCTGGTGGTCTGGCTGCTGCCGCTTCTGGGCGTCGCCGTCACTTCGATCCGGCCCTCCAGCGATCTCGCGCAGGGCAACTACTTCGGCATACCGTCCTATCTGGCGTTTTCGAACTATCTCGACGTGTTCAAGAACTCGCCTTTCGCGAGCTACATGCTGAACTCGTTCAAGGTGACGATCCCGACGGTGATCGGGGCGGTCGCACTGTCCTGCCTGACGGGCTTTGCGCTCGCCGTCTACAAGTTCAAGGGCAACCTGCTGATCTTCTTCATCTTCGTGGCGGGGAACTTCGTGCCCTTCCAGATCCTCATGGTGCCTGTGCGCGACCTGACGGTGAAGATGGGGCTTTACGACACGATCACGGGGCTCGCGCTGTTCCATGTCGCCTTCCAGACCGGCTTCTGCACGCTCTTCATGCGCAACTTCATCAAGGCGCTGCCGAAAGAGTTGATCGAGGCCGCCCGCGTTGAAGGTGTCGGCGAATGGCAGATCTTCTGGCACATCGTGCTGCCTCTGGTGCGGCCCGCGATCGCGGCGCTGTCGGTGCTGATCTTCACCTTCATCTGGAATGACTATTTCTGGGCGACGGTGCTGACGACGGGGGCGGATACCCAGCCGATCACCGCGGGACTGCAATCGCTCAACGGCCAATGGGTCGCGGCGTGGCAACTGGTCTCGGCAGGCTCGATCCTCGCCGCGCTGCCGCCGGTGGCTATGTTCTTCCTGATGCAGAAACACTTCATCGCAGGGCTGACGCTCGGGGCGGTGAAATGA
- a CDS encoding alpha-galactosidase: protein MIRTWHLQDARQSLVLAGHDDRLPEIVYWGAALPKGEDLAGLAAASVPDVTGGMLDRAPEVSICPEASQSFPGEPGLIARDGAGRPLRPAFRFASEELREDRLTLVYRDAASGVSYRASFALDADTGLIAARAELESATPITLHWLAAPVFPGPQLADEMHEFSGRWIGEFQIEPTPWRPGQRVRDNHTGRTGHEHFPGLILPSRGATKTQGETRAFHYGWSGGHRIVAEELPDGRRQIQFGHASGSEPEPATRFETATLYAAFSESGSNGCAVAFQRHLRKYAPWAKARPVHYNCWEAVYFKHDLAELKSIAERAAALGAERFVLDDGWFGKRDDDTTSLGDWTVDPRKYPDGLTPLVDHVQSLGMEFGLWFEPEMVNRDSDLARAHPDWLLGPEDQIEGRQQRVLDMANPAVRDHLFAAIDAVLSAYAISYVKWDHNRVLPHPDAAQARGLYDLLDRLRAAHPDVEFESCASGGGRIDFGILERTGRVWLSDSNDALERLRIQHDAALFLPSCVTGSHVGPRHCHTSGRVIDIRTRAWVAAQRHMGFEMDPRELTTEEAEVLSAVTRWWKDNRDWRMRADILRLDSADPAVIAELQLAEDGSRFVAFAGQAATSAQILPRPLRLTGLDPAARYRLRLITAEDLPRLSRGAPALKTGPITLSGQALMGQGITLPWTFPERIHVIEGERL, encoded by the coding sequence ATGATCCGCACGTGGCATTTGCAAGACGCCCGCCAGAGCCTCGTTCTGGCGGGTCACGACGACCGGCTTCCCGAGATCGTCTATTGGGGCGCGGCGCTGCCCAAGGGGGAAGATCTCGCGGGCTTGGCCGCGGCGAGCGTGCCGGATGTCACCGGCGGGATGCTCGATCGCGCGCCGGAGGTCTCGATCTGTCCCGAGGCCAGCCAGAGCTTCCCCGGTGAACCGGGCCTGATCGCGCGCGACGGGGCAGGGCGGCCGCTACGGCCCGCCTTCCGCTTCGCGTCGGAAGAGCTTCGCGAGGATCGGCTCACGCTGGTCTATCGCGATGCGGCGTCGGGTGTGAGCTATAGGGCCAGCTTCGCGCTCGACGCCGACACCGGACTGATTGCAGCGCGGGCCGAGCTGGAGAGCGCCACGCCGATCACACTCCATTGGCTCGCCGCCCCGGTTTTCCCCGGGCCACAACTGGCCGACGAGATGCATGAATTTTCCGGTCGCTGGATCGGTGAATTCCAGATCGAGCCGACGCCGTGGCGTCCCGGCCAGCGCGTGCGCGACAACCATACGGGCCGCACCGGGCACGAACATTTCCCGGGGCTGATCCTGCCGTCGCGCGGTGCCACCAAGACCCAGGGCGAAACCCGCGCCTTCCACTACGGCTGGTCCGGCGGGCACCGGATCGTTGCCGAGGAACTGCCCGACGGGCGGCGCCAAATCCAGTTCGGCCATGCGAGCGGCTCCGAGCCGGAACCGGCGACGCGGTTTGAGACCGCGACGCTGTATGCGGCCTTCTCGGAATCGGGCTCCAATGGCTGCGCGGTCGCCTTCCAGCGCCATTTGCGCAAATACGCCCCTTGGGCCAAGGCGCGCCCGGTGCATTACAACTGCTGGGAGGCGGTTTATTTCAAACATGATCTGGCCGAGCTGAAATCCATCGCAGAGCGCGCCGCAGCACTTGGCGCGGAGCGTTTCGTGCTCGACGATGGCTGGTTCGGCAAGCGTGACGACGACACGACCTCGCTGGGCGACTGGACGGTCGATCCGCGCAAATATCCCGACGGGCTGACGCCGCTGGTCGATCATGTCCAAAGCCTCGGGATGGAATTCGGCCTCTGGTTCGAGCCCGAGATGGTCAATCGCGACAGCGATCTGGCGCGCGCGCATCCCGACTGGCTGCTGGGCCCGGAGGATCAGATCGAGGGCCGCCAGCAGCGCGTGCTAGACATGGCGAACCCGGCGGTGCGCGATCATCTTTTCGCGGCGATCGACGCGGTGCTCTCGGCCTACGCGATCTCTTACGTGAAATGGGATCATAACCGGGTGCTGCCGCATCCCGATGCCGCGCAGGCGCGCGGCCTCTACGATCTGCTCGACCGGCTGCGCGCGGCCCATCCAGACGTGGAGTTCGAAAGCTGCGCCTCGGGCGGCGGCCGGATCGATTTCGGCATTCTCGAGCGCACCGGTCGGGTTTGGCTCTCGGATAGCAACGACGCGCTCGAACGCCTGCGTATCCAGCATGACGCGGCGCTGTTCCTGCCGAGCTGCGTCACCGGCTCCCATGTCGGTCCGCGCCATTGCCACACCTCGGGCCGGGTGATCGACATTCGCACCCGGGCATGGGTCGCGGCGCAACGCCATATGGGCTTCGAGATGGACCCGCGCGAATTGACCACGGAGGAGGCCGAGGTTCTGAGCGCCGTCACCCGCTGGTGGAAGGACAACCGCGACTGGCGGATGCGCGCAGATATCCTGCGGCTCGACAGCGCTGACCCGGCCGTGATCGCCGAGTTGCAGCTGGCCGAGGATGGCAGCCGTTTCGTGGCCTTCGCAGGTCAGGCGGCGACCTCTGCGCAGATCCTGCCGCGCCCCTTGCGGCTGACCGGGCTCGACCCCGCGGCGCGCTACCGGTTGCGGCTGATCACCGCGGAAGATCTGCCCCGGTTGTCGCGTGGGGCGCCCGCGCTCAAGACCGGACCGATTACGCTCAGCGGGCAAGCGTTGATGGGGCAGGGGATCACCCTGCCCTGGACCTTCCCCGAGCGCATTCACGTGATTGAAGGAGAAAGACTATGA
- a CDS encoding 2-dehydro-3-deoxygalactonokinase, translating into MSDAAPDWIAADWGTTHLRVWSMRGREVLDRRSSEQGMGKLTPAEFGPVLEDAVAGWGAAPVVTCGMVGSRQGWAEAPYAPVPCTAQPRLVRVPDHAARPVYIACGLRQDSPPDVMRGEETQIAGFLLRNPGFEGTICLPGTHTKWVALRAGRIERFRSCMTGEIYDLLAHRSVLRHTIGEGCQDMAAFDAAVAEALADPAAAYGALFALRAGALLGAQSPETAACRLSGLLVGWELSATRDLWQGQPVALIGSPVLSPLYTRALAGCGIQAASHDAEDVTLAGLYAARQTIGADT; encoded by the coding sequence ATGAGTGACGCGGCTCCCGACTGGATCGCCGCCGATTGGGGCACGACGCATTTGCGCGTCTGGTCGATGCGCGGGCGCGAGGTGCTCGACCGACGGAGCTCGGAGCAGGGGATGGGCAAGCTCACCCCCGCCGAGTTCGGCCCGGTGCTGGAAGACGCCGTCGCGGGCTGGGGCGCGGCCCCGGTCGTGACCTGCGGCATGGTCGGCTCGCGTCAGGGCTGGGCCGAGGCGCCTTACGCGCCGGTGCCCTGCACTGCCCAACCGCGCCTCGTGCGGGTGCCGGATCATGCCGCGCGCCCCGTCTATATCGCCTGCGGCCTGCGTCAGGACAGTCCGCCCGACGTGATGCGCGGCGAGGAAACCCAGATCGCGGGCTTCCTGCTGCGCAATCCCGGCTTCGAGGGCACGATCTGTCTGCCGGGAACCCATACGAAATGGGTGGCCCTGCGCGCGGGCCGGATCGAGCGGTTCCGCAGCTGCATGACCGGCGAGATCTACGACCTGCTCGCGCATCGCTCGGTGCTGCGCCACACGATCGGGGAAGGCTGTCAGGACATGGCAGCTTTCGACGCGGCGGTGGCCGAGGCGCTGGCCGATCCCGCGGCGGCCTATGGCGCGCTGTTCGCGCTGCGGGCCGGGGCGCTACTGGGTGCGCAATCGCCCGAGACCGCCGCATGCCGCCTCTCCGGGCTGCTGGTCGGCTGGGAGCTGTCCGCCACGCGCGATCTCTGGCAGGGCCAGCCCGTCGCGCTGATCGGAAGCCCTGTTCTCAGCCCACTCTACACCCGGGCGCTGGCCGGTTGCGGCATCCAAGCAGCCAGTCATGACGCCGAAGACGTGACCCTTGCGGGGCT